A single region of the Gossypium arboreum isolate Shixiya-1 chromosome 12, ASM2569848v2, whole genome shotgun sequence genome encodes:
- the LOC108454212 gene encoding probable pectinesterase/pectinesterase inhibitor 61, whose translation MAYDRLRPSEPGSSGVTQQQNHEEPKAKNNKRKIVILSVIALTMIVASAVCAGLVIGLRVADADPVGTQVRRKPTQAISKTCSRTRFPNLCVNSLLEFPGSLTANEQDLVHISFNMTLQHFSKALYMANSISFVQMEPRVRSAYDDCLELLDDSVDALSRSLSSIIPSQDGGNNGGGSPQDVMTWLSAALTNHDTCTEGFDGVSGTVKDQVTDKLKDLSELVSNCLSIFAASGGDDFAGVPIQNRRLLSADDDLSGGNVDEENFPKWLGRKERELLNKPVSGIQADITVSKDGSGTVKTIAEAIKKAPEHSTRRIIIYVKAGRYEEDNLKVGRKKINLMFIGDGKGKTVITGGKSVAEHMTTFHTAAFAATGAGFIARDMTFENYAGPAKHQAVALRVGADHAVVYRCNIIGYQDTLYVHSNRQFYRECDVYGTVDFIFGNAAVVLQNCSLYARKPMSQQKNTITAQNRKDPNQNTGISIHACRILPTPELAAAKSSFPTYLGRPWKLYSRTVYMLSYMGNHVHSRGWLEWSGTFALDTLYYGEYMNSGPGAAVGQRVRWPGYRIITSEVEASKFTVAKFIYGTSWLPSTGVAFLAGLQV comes from the exons ATGGCGTATGACAGGCTCCGACCATCGGAACCCGGCAGCTCTGGAGTTACTCAGCAACAAAATCATGAAGAACCCAAAGCCAAAAACAACAAGAGAAAGATCGTTATTCTTTCGGTTATTGCATTGACGATGATCGTTGCCTCGGCTGTTTGTGCCGGACTCGTGATTGGTCTCCGTGTAGCCGATGCTGATCCCGTCGGTACCCAAGTCCGACGTAAGCCGACACAAGCTATTTCTAAAACTTGTAGTAGGACTCGGTTCCCGAACCTCTGTGTCAACTCACTCCTCGAGTTCCCTGGCTCGCTCACTGCTAATGAGCAAGACCTGGTTCACATTTCATTCAATATGACGCTGCAGCACTTTAGTAAAGCGCTTTATATGGCCAACTCGATCTCATTCGTCCAGATGGAACCACGTGTACGGTCGGCGTACGACGATTGCCTCGAGCTTCTTGATGATTCCGTCGACGCGCTCTCCCGTTCCCTGTCGTCCATTATTCCCTCCCAGGACGGCGGAAACAATGGCGGAGGATCACCCCAGGACGTGATGACGTGGCTCAGCGCAGCGCTGACGAACCATGACACGTGTACGGAGGGATTCGATGGAGTGAGCGGGACGGTGAAGGATCAAGTGACTGACAAACTGAAGGACTTGTCGGAACTGGTAAGTAACTGCCTGTCGATCTTCGCTGCTAGCGGCGGAGACGATTTCGCCGGAGTTCCTATTCAGAACCGGAGGCTGCTATCGGCGGATGACGATTTATCGGGAGGGAATGTCGACGAGGAGAATTTCCCGAAATGGCTGGGGAGAAAAGAGAGGGAGCTGCTGAACAAGCCCGTGTCGGGGATCCAGGCCGATATAACCGTCTCGAAAGATGGAAGCGGCACCGTTAAAACGATTGCTGAGGCGATTAAAAAGGCGCCGGAGCATAGTACTCGTCGGATCATCATCTACGTGAAGGCAGGAAG gTACGAAGAGGATAATTTGAAGGTGGGGAGGAAGAAAATAAACTTGATGTTTATAGGTGACGGAAAAGGTAAAACAGTGATTACAGGAGGAAAAAGTGTAGCCGAGCACATGACTACTTTCCACACTGCTGCCTTTG CGGCAACTGGGGCTGGTTTTATTGCAAGGGACATGACATTCGAGAACTATGCCGGACCCGCCAAGCACCAAGCAGTGGCTCTTCGAGTCGGAGCTGATCACGCCGTCGTATACAGGTGCAACATCATCGGTTACCAAGACACTTTATACGTCCACTCCAACCGTCAATTCTACCGCGAATGCGACGTTTACGGAACAGTTGATTTCATTTTCGGCAACGCCGCCGTAGTACTCCAAAACTGTAGCCTTTACGCCCGGAAACCCATGTCCCAACAAAAAAACACCATCACAGCCCAAAACCGAAAAGACCCGAACCAAAACACCGGTATTTCAATCCATGCATGTCGAATCCTACCCACACCGGAACTCGCCGCCGCCAAATCAAGCTTCCCAACATACCTAGGCCGTCCGTGGAAGCTATATTCAAGGACCGTATACATGTTATCATACATGGGCAACCACGTTCACTCAAGGGGATGGTTAGAATGGAGCGGTACATTCGCTTTAGATACATTATACTACGGCGAATACATGAATTCCGGCCCGGGTGCGGCGGTCGGACAACGAGTAAGATGGCCTGGGTATCGAATCATCACTTCAGAAGTTGAAGCAAGTAAATTCACCGTTGCAAAATTCATCTATGGAACTTCATGGTTACCATCAACCGGAGTTGCTTTCTTAGCTGGCCtacaagtttaa